A region from the Gemmatimonadota bacterium genome encodes:
- a CDS encoding Gfo/Idh/MocA family oxidoreductase, protein MSNQPIRVGVVGVGRGKSFAQSASGAVGMELVALCDIWEERLHELAGELSVAAYTDYDAFLAHDMDAVVLANYFHEHAPFAIKALRADKHVMSETACNGTLAEGVALCRAVEASGRIYMLAENYPYTVFNQEMHRLYREGEIGEVAYAEGEYNHPMSRDASLRISPGFDHWRAWIPSTYYCTHALAPLVYITDTRPVAVNALAIARPERTLTLRRGDPGSVILCRMDNGAVFRLFGLGLPGHSNWYRLHGERGAMEITRGPGYFGPEEVRVWHEPWHLKAGEEAERVYKPDWPEHGDLARKAGHGGGDFWTSFHFARAIRSGEQPFLDVYRGVAMSSVGILAWKSALEDGRPFDVPDFRDEAARKSWENDHWSPWPKHAGPGQPPPSILGRREPDPEHVPYARRVWKDMGYEG, encoded by the coding sequence ATGAGCAACCAACCGATCCGCGTCGGCGTGGTCGGCGTGGGACGCGGGAAGAGCTTCGCACAGAGCGCGTCCGGCGCCGTGGGCATGGAACTCGTCGCGCTGTGCGATATCTGGGAAGAGCGATTGCACGAGTTGGCCGGCGAACTTTCCGTCGCCGCGTACACCGATTACGACGCATTCCTCGCCCATGACATGGACGCCGTGGTCCTGGCCAACTACTTCCACGAACACGCGCCGTTTGCCATAAAGGCCCTGCGGGCGGACAAGCACGTCATGAGCGAGACCGCCTGCAACGGCACGCTCGCGGAGGGGGTCGCTCTCTGTAGGGCCGTGGAGGCGTCCGGCCGGATCTATATGCTGGCCGAGAACTACCCCTACACCGTGTTCAACCAGGAAATGCACCGGCTCTACCGCGAGGGAGAGATCGGCGAGGTCGCCTACGCCGAAGGAGAATACAACCACCCCATGTCCCGGGACGCGAGTCTGCGCATATCGCCGGGATTCGACCACTGGCGGGCGTGGATCCCCTCCACCTACTACTGCACCCACGCCCTCGCGCCCCTGGTATACATCACCGACACGCGGCCGGTCGCCGTGAACGCACTGGCCATCGCCCGGCCCGAGCGCACTCTCACCCTCAGGAGGGGAGATCCGGGGTCCGTCATCCTCTGCCGCATGGACAACGGCGCGGTCTTCCGGCTTTTCGGACTCGGCCTGCCCGGCCACAGCAACTGGTACCGCCTTCATGGCGAGCGCGGCGCCATGGAGATCACCCGGGGGCCGGGGTACTTCGGACCGGAAGAGGTACGGGTGTGGCATGAGCCGTGGCACCTGAAAGCCGGGGAGGAAGCGGAACGGGTCTACAAGCCGGACTGGCCGGAACACGGCGACCTCGCCCGCAAGGCCGGCCACGGCGGCGGCGACTTCTGGACCAGTTTCCATTTCGCCCGGGCCATCCGTTCGGGCGAGCAGCCCTTCCTGGACGTATACCGCGGCGTGGCCATGTCGTCGGTGGGCATCCTGGCCTGGAAGAGCGCGCTGGAAGACGGCCGTCCCTTCGACGTGCCCGATTTCAGGGACGAGGCCGCCCGTAAATCCTGGGAAAACGACCACTGGTCGCCCTGGCCCAAACACGCCGGACCGGGACAGCCTCCGCCCAGCATTCTGGGCCGTCGCGAGCCGGATCCGGAACACGTCCCGTACGCCCGGCGCGTATGGAAGGATATGGGTTACGAAGGGTAA